A window of Bacillus toyonensis BCT-7112 genomic DNA:
ACGGATAAAGGGTCAATTAAGGATATTCCAGCGTGGGCAAACAAAACTGGTCATGACATCGTAAAGCATGCAGAAGAAAGCGATGTACTAAAGTTTTGGATTAAGAAGGCGTAGTAAAGAAATAACTTTATAAATGTAGAGAGGGAGTTATATGAACACAATAGTAAGTACGCTTTTCGTTGTATTGGCTGCATGGTTTGTTATTTCACGGTTCTTACCGGTGAAAGGTGTTCAAAATATAAATGGAAAAGAATTAAAAAGTATAGTGGGAAAACAGGGGAAGTACTTTATCGATGTTCGTACAGTAGGCGAATATAGAGGGAACCATATGAAGGGCTTTCAGAATATCCCGCTAAATGAGTTAGTTAGTAAGGCAAATCAATTAAATAAGAATAAGGAAGTAATCGTTATTTGTCAGAGCGGGATGAGAGGTAAGCAAGCAGCAAAAGTATTAAAGAAATTAGGATTTCAGCGCATTATAAATGTTTCAGGTGGTATGAACGCTTTGTAAGGAAAGGAATATTAAGATGAAAGAAATTACAGCGAGAGAAGTAGAGGAAAGATTGTTACGAAATGAAGAGATACATGTAATTGATGTTCGTGAAGTGGAAGAAGTGAGGGAAGGGAAAATTCCAGGCGTGCTTCATATTAGGTTAGGCTTACTAGAGTTTCGAATGCATGAGCTTGATAAAAATAATGAATACATTATCGTTTGTCGCTCGG
This region includes:
- a CDS encoding sulfurtransferase TusA family protein — translated: MMNIKQVLDAKDLACPMPIVRTKRAMDTLQSGEVLEVHVTDKGSIKDIPAWANKTGHDIVKHAEESDVLKFWIKKA
- a CDS encoding rhodanese-like domain-containing protein encodes the protein MNTIVSTLFVVLAAWFVISRFLPVKGVQNINGKELKSIVGKQGKYFIDVRTVGEYRGNHMKGFQNIPLNELVSKANQLNKNKEVIVICQSGMRGKQAAKVLKKLGFQRIINVSGGMNAL
- a CDS encoding rhodanese-like domain-containing protein; protein product: MKEITAREVEERLLRNEEIHVIDVREVEEVREGKIPGVLHIRLGLLEFRMHELDKNNEYIIVCRSGGRSARAVQFLEGYGFQAINMVGGMLAWEGKVL